The genomic interval CCAGCTAAACTGTCTTTCAAATAATATCTAATTAGTTTAATTAGTTAGGGGCTAATTAAAGTCTCTAATATTGGAGGAAATCTATgacaatctttttttaattatcagtCTTAGTAGATCAATGATTTCCAATGGCTTTTTAATTAGTGGAATGCTGTTGATAGTTGACTGTTTTCAGACATGTTTAAGGTGTGTTAGCAATGGGTAGGTATGTTATCTGTGACTCTCTAGAAGAACTATTAACTTAGCTATTGATTATTTTTGAAGGTCTAAAAGGTAAAACTGGACCCCTGGGCCTTGCTGGTGagaaaggagaccaaggagaaactggaaagaaaggaCCCATAGGACCAGAGGGTGAGAAAGGAGAAGTCGGTCCAGCTGGGCCTCCTGGGCcaaagggagacagaggagatcaaggggaccCAGGGCTGCCTGGAGTGTGCAGGTGTGGAAGCATTGTGCTCAAATCTGCCTTTTCAGTTGGCATCACAACCAGCTACCCAGAAGAAAGACTACCCATCATATTTAACAAAGTCCTCTTCAATGAGGGGGAGCATTACAACCCTGCAACGGGGAAGTTCATTTGCGCTTTCCCAGGGATCTATTACTTTTCTTATGACATCACGTTGGCCAATAAGCACCTAGCAATCGGGCTGGTGCACAATGGGCAGTACCGGATAAGGACCTTTGATGCCAACACAGGGAACCATGATGTGGCGTCGGGGTCCACAGTCATCTACCTGCAGCCAGAAGATGAGGTCTGGCTGGAGATCTTCTTCAATGACCAGAACGGCCTCTTCTCAGATCCAGGCTGGGCAGACAGCTTGTTCTCTGGGTTTCTCCTCTATGTCGATACAGATTACCTGGATTCTATATCAGAGGATGATGAGCTGTGATCCAGACCACTACAGGCCTGAATGTTGCAAACATGAGTACCACAGTGGCTGACACTCTAATCTGGAGTGCTGGAAGGTGGAGCAAGTGATACGGGGATTCAGAAAACGTTTTTTACAGACGACTCTGGCTGAGTTATCAAAATAAGACAAACCACCAACTAGCTGAAATCACAACAAAACGAATGGCATACAATAACCTCAGACATGGACCCCCTAAAGTAATGATCCTAAATATTGAAGCAAATTAAAGCAAATGATGTTAACAAATTTGAATGCCCTTGGCAATACAACCAGCTGGAAATGACACTGCCTCATTAAATATTCATAAAACCccagttttgtttgttatttaggaCAGTCATAACATTACAGTGAAATTTGTTGACAATTCTCAAGagtcaaaaaaaaataagagatgcTAAGAATTTTCTAACAAATTAAATAGTGacaaatttcttttatttattcttttatgctTATACATGTTCcaataactctgtgtgtgtgtgtgtgtgtgtgtgtgtgtgtgtgtgtgtgtgtgtgtgtgtgtacaccagaaGACATCAGCTGTCTCTCCTCAGATGCCATCCATCTTGTTCTTTGAGCCAGAGAGTTCACTGAACCCGGAGCTCACTGATCTGGGTAGCCTGGCTGACTAGTGAGCCCGGAAGCTTCCTGTTCCTATCTCTCCAGCACAAAGATTacaagcgtgtgccaccatgcctgccttgtaTTCATATGGGTTCTGaaggatcaagctcaggtcctcatgcttacaaagCACACACTCTGGACTGTGCTGTCACCCCAGCCGTCCGCAGCTATCTAATGAGACTGTGTGGAGCAGACATTGAGTGCTGAACCAGACAGAGAAAGATGGCAGTAGCCTTATTTTGTATAGGCTAGAGTGTGGAGAGCACTTTGACACAGTGGCATGAGATGATCACCATGGTAAATAGATCAAATCTATGCTAGAGACACGTAGACCGTGACTCCTGCCTGGGGTTGGAAGCCAAAGATTTCTCACAGAGAAAAAGCACTAAGCATGCCAAAGTACAAGTGTTTCTATGGGTCCAACAGTTGCAGAGGAAAAAAGGGTTCACATTCTGTAGTCTACACATCCCCTCTGACATGTCAGTGTTATTTTCAATTGAGAaggaatgaaagacagaaagagggaagCCTGAGAAAGGAACTCAAGGTGGTGATTGGAGCAAAATAGTTTTCTAACACAAATATGTTTCTTCCAAACAAGGGTGCTACTTAAATTATGGGGGGAAAACATTTCTCACAAATTTCCCAGAGCTAGAATGCAGCAAAG from Mus musculus strain C57BL/6J chromosome 5, GRCm38.p6 C57BL/6J carries:
- the C1qtnf7 gene encoding complement C1q tumor necrosis factor-related protein 7 isoform a precursor (isoform a precursor is encoded by transcript variant 1), which codes for MPRKEPKMIVLLYVTSLAICASGQPRANQAKGESYSPRYICSIPGLPGPPGPPGANGSPGPHGRIGLPGRDGRDGRKGEKGEKGTAGLKGKTGPLGLAGEKGDQGETGKKGPIGPEGEKGEVGPAGPPGPKGDRGDQGDPGLPGVCRCGSIVLKSAFSVGITTSYPEERLPIIFNKVLFNEGEHYNPATGKFICAFPGIYYFSYDITLANKHLAIGLVHNGQYRIRTFDANTGNHDVASGSTVIYLQPEDEVWLEIFFNDQNGLFSDPGWADSLFSGFLLYVDTDYLDSISEDDEL
- the C1qtnf7 gene encoding complement C1q tumor necrosis factor-related protein 7 isoform X1, which gives rise to MIVLLYVTSLAICASGQPRANQAKGESYSPRYICSIPGLPGPPGPPGANGSPGPHGRIGLPGRDGRDGRKGEKGEKGTAGLKGKTGPLGLAGEKGDQGETGKKGPIGPEGEKGEVGPAGPPGPKGDRGDQGDPGLPGVCRCGSIVLKSAFSVGITTSYPEERLPIIFNKVLFNEGEHYNPATGKFICAFPGIYYFSYDITLANKHLAIGLVHNGQYRIRTFDANTGNHDVASGSTVIYLQPEDEVWLEIFFNDQNGLFSDPGWADSLFSGFLLYVDTDYLDSISEDDEL